In Rhinatrema bivittatum chromosome 1, aRhiBiv1.1, whole genome shotgun sequence, a single genomic region encodes these proteins:
- the TOPORS gene encoding E3 ubiquitin-protein ligase Topors has product MMASATKERTVGSSFSPKAGTSKRQHNPVSTDASPDSKCPICLDRFDNMSYLDRCLHRFCFRCIQEWSKNKAECPLCKQPFHSIFHSVRAENDFKEYVLRPSQNGSFASPEGHRFRYRTTLTRERRTPIRSRRSTSVRRTLSPPDNGVLFEGLVGQTTLQRDGGIHQIIRQFASRRQANTEGRTSRHIEEQDIINFRRALYRSGVRVRSIQDGGRYREISAEFFRRNPACLHRLVPWLKRELLVLFGAHGSLVNIVQHIIMSNVTRYDLESQTFAEDLKPFLLHRTDHFLHEFISFARCPYNIDAYDLHANYDYPAPSYEEGSHSDSSVITISPDEGDSRDPDLLSSVTSIDQAPWDDETPGPSYSTLEPAPTTVSSLVDSSESSDEEGTRNVGAQVEVKADPGVVGEDNTSPSDDCLIVGYIKPLAERTPELVQLSSDSEESLYEEKTENNKKLQPHQLTFFSDNSDSGSSSSTSSTASKDRKIEKPKQKETSSFSSKFNNSRKDEKDKGRRRSDLSCSRSCVRRSSTRRESNYTSKKRERSRSPDSISRFSHARDHRNKKKHHSKERHRSSRSWESARHRDRRDNNRLTTREQSLSRRSQTVSLTSESSVSRDDVRSGSRSTDHGSERSRSRDSDYNYPVDNYRSTYRWECTYFTRNRGRDSFDQSYRRKTRGKSLYQRQSTSPEFRTQCYSERKNPQNKRIHNKNSQYYRERFRSRSRSSNRSRMTAGGSEKTRSEKPSGKRKYKTRHLEQADQVNETNHQSALNLKGKENCPLKSQSGHGNRCNEDDLTDSRASSESRHKRKKKTRSSSVEIVYEGKTTDGSRHHKKKKKKQKKKHKRHQSASSKHTSPVVITIDSDSEIEKKEDMECDDDSNWASTNLPNESETPAVPGAYQRKDSFDVDILGKDNSPAMSDEDVHTVTSNMNLEAATGILDDFHFDESSDEQTLAMADRSSDSGIETIPTTVESAPAEQPRPFSSPRTICEENLSERPPLILRLPKSLIEKNYLFDHSGKKT; this is encoded by the coding sequence ATGATGGCATCAGCAACTAAGGAGCGTACAGTGGGCAGCAGTTTTTCACCTAAAGCTGGTACCAGTAAGCGGCAACACAATCCAGTATCAACCGATGCCTCTCCAGACTCAAAGTGCCCCATCTGCTTGGACAGATTTGACAACATGTCTTACTTGGATCGCTGCTTACACAGGTTCTGCTTTCGCTGCATCCAGGAATGGTCAAAGAACAAAGCTGAGTGTCCGCTGTGTAAGCAGCCATTCCACTCTATCTTCCACAGTGTGAGGGCAGAGAATGATTTCAAAGAGTATGTTCTCAGACCTTCACAGAATGGTTCTTTTGCCAGCCCCGAGGGACACAGGTTTCGCTACCGTACCACTCTGACAAGGGAGCGCCGCACACCAATTCGCTCTCGCAGAAGTACTTCAGTGCGGCGGACTCTTTCACCACCGGATAACGGGGTTCTGTTTGAAGGTCTTGTAGGTCAAACAACCCTGCAGAGAGATGGAGGCATTCATCAAATAATTCGGCAGTTTGCCTCTAGGAGGCAGGCAAATACAGAGGGAAGGACCTCACGGCACATTGAGGAACAAGACATAATTAACTTCAGGAGGGCCCTATATCGTTCTGGAGTGCGTGTCAGAAGCATTCAGGATGGCGGGCGCTACAGGGAAATTTCTGCTGAATTTTTCCGCCGGAACCCTGCCTGTCTCCACAGACTAGTCCCGTGGCTGAAACGTGAATTGTTAGTTCTGTTTGGGGCCCATGGTTCTTTAGTCAACATTGTGCAGCACATTATCATGAGTAATGTCACACGGTATGATCTGGAGAGTCAGACGTTTGCAGAGGATCTCAAGCCTTTTTTGCTCCATCGTACTGATCATTTTTTACATGAATTCATCAGTTTTGCCCGCTGCCCCTATAACATAGATGCCTATGACTTGCATGCAAACTATGATTACCCTGCTCCTTCATATGAAGAAGGGAGCCATTCTGATTCTTCTGTTATTACAATATCTCCTGATGAAGGTGATTCTAGAGACCCAGATTTGCTTTCATCTGTGACTAGTATTGACCAGGCCCCATGGGATGATGAAACTCCAGGGCCTTCTTATTCAACTTTGGAGCCTGCTCCAACCACAGTCTCTTCTCTTGTAGATTCATCTGAAAGTTCAGATGAAGAAGGCACTAGAAATGTGGGTGCTCAAGTGGAAGTGAAAGCTGATCCAGGTGTAGTTGGTGAGGACAACACCTCTCCCTCGGATGACTGTCTCATTGTTGGCTACATTAAACCTTTAGCAGAGAGAACGCCAGAATTAGTTCAACTTTCCTCTGATTCTGAAGAGTCTCTCTATGAGGAGAAAACAGAGAATAACAAAAAACTGCAGCCACACCAGCTTACCTTTTTTAGTGATAACAGTGACAGTGGTTCATCCTCCTCCACAAGTTCCACAGCTTCTAAagataggaaaatagaaaaacctAAACAAAAAgagacctcctccttttcctctaaGTTTAATAATTCAAGGAAAGATGAAAAGGATAAAGGTAGAAGGAGATCTGATTTGTCCTGTTCAAGGAGCTGTGTTAGAAGGTCTTCAACAAGAAGGGAAAGCAATTATACTTCAAAAAAGAGGGAAAGATCAAGAAGCCCAGACTCTATTTCACGCTTTTCCCATGCCAGAGACCACAGGAACAAGAAGAAGCATCATAGCAAAGAAAGGCACAGAAGTTCACGAAGCTGGGAGAGTGCTCGCCATAGAGACAGGAGAGACAATAATAGGTTAACAACCAGAGAGCAAAGCTTGTCTagaagaagccagactgtgtcCTTAACCAGTGAAAGCTCTGTATCGAGAGATGATGTCAGGTCAGGCTCTCGGAGCACTGACCATGGCAGCGAAAGGTCAAGAAGCAGGGATAGTGATTACAATTATCCAGTTGATAATTATAGAAGCACTTATCGATGGGAGTGTACCTACTTCACTAGAAACCGAGGAAGAGATAGTTTTGATCAGTCTTACAGAAGAAAGACTCGTGGAAAAAGCCTTTATCAAAGACAGTCAACTAGTCCAGAGTTTAGAACACAGTGCTATTCTGAAAGGAAAAATCCTCAAAATAAGAGGATCCATAATAAAAACAGTCAGTATTATCGGGAGAGATTCAGATCCAGGAGCCGATCCAGTAATAGATCCCGGATGACTGCTGGTGGATCTGAGAAAACACGGAGTGAAAAACCCAGTGGGAAACGGAAGTACAAAACTCGCCACTTAGAACAGGCAGACCAAGTCAATGAAACAAACCATCAAAGTGCCTTGAATTTAAAAGGGAAAGAAAACTGTCCCCTTAAATCGCAATCGGGGCATGGAAATCGCTGCAATGAGGATGACCTGACTGACAGCCGAGCCAGTAGCGAATCAAGGcacaagagaaagaaaaagactcGGAGCTCCAGTGTTGAGATAGTTTACGAAGGAAAAACAACAGATGGTTCTCggcatcataaaaaaaaaaagaagaagcaaaaaaagaaacacaaacgGCATCAATCAGCCAGCTCAAAGCATACTTCCCCGGTGGTCATCACTATAGATAGTGACAGTGAAATTGAAAAGAAGGAAGACATGGAATGTGATGATGACAGTAACTGGGCATCTACTAATCTTCCAAATGAGAGCGAGACACCTGCAGTTCCAGGAGCATACCAGCGCAAAGATTCATTTGACGTGGACATCTtaggcaaagacaacagtcctGCTATGTCGGACGAAGATGTTCATACCGTCACCAGCAATATGAATTTAGAAGCTGCGACTGGGATACTGGACGACTTCCATTTCGATGAAAGTTCAGATGAGCAAACTCTTGCCATGGCAGATAGAAGTAGTGATTCTGGCATAGAAACTATTCCCACTACTGTTGAATCAGCACCAGCTGAACAGCCCAGGCCTTTTTCTTCCCCCAGGACTATATGTGAAGAGAATTTGTCAGAGAGACCACCACTTATATTAAGACTGCCAAAAAGCCTCATTGAAAAAAACTATTTGTTTGATCATTCGGGTAAAAAGACATAG